In Streptomyces sp. SID8374, one genomic interval encodes:
- a CDS encoding PadR family transcriptional regulator, whose protein sequence is MSIRHGLLALLERGPRYGSQLRTEFESRTGSTWPLNVGQVYTTLSRLERDGMVVQEGADEAGHDLYAITDGGRAELRSWFETPVDRTNPPRDELAIKLAMAVGAPGVDIREVIQSQRHHTLKAMQDYTRLKAQALADVPANRDEVAWLLVVEQLIFQAEAEARWLDHCESRLVRLAEAAATEPSAEPGPAATRGPARSLAGRTKARR, encoded by the coding sequence ATGTCGATCCGCCACGGGCTGCTGGCCCTCCTGGAGCGGGGCCCTCGGTACGGCTCCCAGCTCCGCACCGAATTCGAGTCCCGCACCGGCTCCACCTGGCCCCTCAACGTCGGCCAGGTCTATACGACGCTCAGCCGTCTGGAGCGCGACGGCATGGTCGTGCAGGAGGGGGCCGACGAGGCCGGGCACGACCTCTACGCGATCACCGACGGCGGCCGGGCCGAGCTGCGCAGCTGGTTCGAGACCCCGGTCGACCGGACCAACCCGCCCCGCGACGAGCTGGCCATCAAGCTCGCCATGGCCGTGGGCGCCCCGGGTGTCGACATCCGCGAGGTCATCCAGTCCCAGCGCCACCACACGCTCAAGGCCATGCAGGACTACACCCGGCTCAAGGCCCAGGCCCTGGCCGACGTCCCCGCCAACCGGGACGAGGTCGCCTGGCTCCTCGTGGTGGAGCAGCTGATCTTCCAGGCCGAGGCCGAGGCCCGCTGGCTGGACCACTGCGAGTCGCGGCTCGTCCGCCTCGCCGAAGCCGCCGCCACCGAGCCCTCGGCCGAACCCGGCCCGGCGGCTACCCGGGGCCCGGCCCGGTCCCTGGCCGGACGCACGAAGGCCCGGCGCTGA
- a CDS encoding potassium channel family protein gives MGPGDAVDGRVFHVKLPGHDAMARRADEHVVPTRVMLPRRVVDGPARQVGKRLLMALLVLAATVLIVWLDRDGYNDTADGKVDLLDAIYYATVTLSTTGYGDITPFSSGARLINVVLVTPLRVLFLIILVGTTLEVLTERTREDFRLKRWRSNLRDHTVVVGFGTKGRSAIQTLRATGLAKEQIVVVDPASKVIEAANAEGYTGVLGDATRSDVLLRAELQKARQIIIATQRDDTAVLVALTARQLNRGAKIVAAVREEENAPLLRQSGADAVITSASAAGRLLGLSVLSPSAGTVMEDLIQQGSGLDLVERPVIKAEVGKSVRETDDLVVSVLRGHRLLGYDDPAASPLQLTDRVITIVRATPPPGSGPSGPSLPHLPLPPHRS, from the coding sequence ATGGGCCCCGGCGACGCCGTGGACGGAAGGGTGTTTCACGTGAAACTTCCCGGCCACGACGCGATGGCCAGGCGGGCCGACGAACATGTCGTGCCGACGCGGGTGATGCTCCCCCGCCGGGTCGTCGACGGTCCGGCGCGCCAGGTCGGCAAGCGGCTGCTGATGGCGCTGCTCGTGCTGGCCGCGACGGTGCTGATCGTCTGGCTGGACCGCGACGGGTACAACGACACCGCCGACGGCAAGGTCGACCTGCTGGACGCGATCTACTACGCGACGGTCACCCTCTCCACCACCGGGTACGGCGACATCACGCCGTTCAGCTCCGGCGCCCGGCTCATCAATGTGGTGCTCGTGACACCGCTGCGCGTGCTCTTCCTGATCATCCTGGTCGGCACCACTCTTGAGGTCCTCACGGAACGGACCCGGGAGGACTTCCGGCTGAAGCGTTGGAGATCCAACTTGCGTGACCACACCGTCGTCGTCGGCTTCGGGACCAAGGGCCGTTCGGCGATCCAGACCCTCCGGGCCACCGGCCTGGCCAAGGAGCAGATCGTCGTCGTCGATCCGGCCTCCAAGGTGATCGAGGCCGCCAACGCCGAGGGCTACACCGGCGTGCTCGGCGACGCCACGCGCAGCGATGTGCTGTTGCGGGCCGAGCTCCAGAAGGCGCGTCAGATCATCATCGCCACCCAGCGCGACGACACCGCCGTCCTGGTGGCGCTGACCGCGCGCCAGCTGAACCGGGGCGCGAAGATCGTGGCGGCGGTCCGCGAGGAGGAGAACGCGCCCCTGCTGCGGCAGTCCGGCGCCGACGCGGTGATCACCAGCGCCAGCGCGGCCGGGCGGCTGCTCGGCCTCTCCGTCCTCAGCCCGAGCGCGGGCACGGTGATGGAGGACCTGATCCAGCAGGGCAGCGGCCTCGATCTGGTGGAGCGGCCGGTGATAAAGGCCGAGGTGGGCAAGAGCGTCCGGGAGACCGACGATCTGGTCGTCAGCGTGCTGCGCGGCCACCGGCTGCTCGGTTACGACGACCCGGCGGCCAGTCCGTTGCAGCTGACGGACCGGGTCATCACCATCGTGCGCGCCACCCCGCCCCCCGGCTCCGGTCCGTCCGGCCCCTCCCTGCCCCACCTGCCGCTGCCGCCGCACCGCTCCTGA
- a CDS encoding NAD(P)H-quinone oxidoreductase: protein MHAITIPEPGGPEALVWAEVPDPVPGDGEVLVEVVAGAVNRADVLQRQGFYNPPPGASPYPGLECAGRIAALGPGVTGWAVGDEVCALLSGGGYAEKVAVPVGQLLPVPDGVDLATAAALPEVTATVWSNVFMVAHLRPGETLLVHGGSSGIGTMAIQLAKAVGARVAVTAGSPQKLAECAALGADILIDYREQDFVEELAKATDGAGADVILDIVGAKYLDRNVKALAVNGRLAIIGLQGGAKGELNLGALLTKRAAVTATSLRGRPLAEKAAIIAAVREHVWPLIADGVVRPVVDRKVPMEDAAEAHRVLESSAHIGKVLLVAPGA, encoded by the coding sequence ATGCATGCGATCACGATCCCCGAACCCGGTGGCCCCGAGGCGCTCGTCTGGGCCGAGGTGCCCGATCCCGTACCCGGCGACGGCGAGGTCCTCGTCGAGGTCGTCGCCGGTGCCGTCAACCGTGCCGATGTCCTCCAGCGGCAGGGCTTCTACAACCCGCCGCCCGGCGCCTCCCCCTACCCCGGTCTGGAGTGCGCGGGCCGGATCGCGGCGCTCGGCCCGGGGGTGACCGGCTGGGCGGTCGGCGACGAGGTGTGCGCCCTGCTGTCGGGCGGCGGTTACGCGGAGAAGGTCGCCGTACCGGTGGGCCAGCTCCTCCCCGTACCGGACGGTGTGGATCTGGCGACGGCGGCCGCGCTGCCCGAGGTGACCGCGACCGTCTGGTCCAACGTCTTCATGGTCGCCCACCTGCGCCCCGGCGAGACCCTCCTCGTCCACGGCGGCTCCAGCGGCATCGGCACCATGGCGATCCAGCTGGCGAAGGCGGTCGGCGCCCGGGTGGCGGTCACGGCGGGCAGCCCGCAGAAGCTCGCCGAGTGCGCCGCGCTCGGCGCCGACATCCTCATCGACTACCGCGAGCAGGACTTCGTCGAGGAGCTGGCGAAGGCGACCGACGGGGCGGGGGCCGACGTCATCCTGGACATCGTCGGCGCCAAGTACCTGGACCGGAACGTGAAGGCGCTCGCCGTCAACGGCCGCCTGGCGATCATCGGCCTCCAGGGTGGCGCCAAGGGCGAGCTGAACCTCGGCGCCCTGCTGACCAAGCGGGCCGCCGTCACCGCGACCTCGCTGCGGGGCCGCCCGCTCGCCGAGAAGGCCGCCATCATCGCCGCCGTACGCGAGCATGTCTGGCCGCTGATCGCGGACGGGGTGGTCCGGCCCGTGGTGGACCGTAAGGTGCCGATGGAGGACGCCGCCGAGGCGCACCGGGTCCTCGAATCCAGCGCCCACATCGGCAAGGTGCTGCTGGTCGCACCGGGCGCGTAG
- a CDS encoding bacterial proteasome activator family protein, which translates to MEMPRNDRSQEHPQVLVVGQDGMAVGGGASDDESREVPVTEMVEQPAKVMRIGSMIKQLLEEVRAAPLDEASRVRLKEIHASSVKELEDGLAPELVEELERLSLPFTEESVPSEAELRIAQAQLVGWLEGLFHGIQTALFAQQMAARAQLEQMRRALPPGMAHEDEEGGGGDPHGPIRSGPYL; encoded by the coding sequence ATGGAAATGCCGAGGAATGACCGGTCGCAGGAGCACCCCCAGGTCCTTGTCGTGGGCCAGGACGGAATGGCTGTCGGCGGCGGTGCCAGTGACGACGAGTCGCGCGAGGTCCCGGTGACGGAAATGGTCGAACAGCCCGCGAAAGTCATGCGCATCGGCAGCATGATCAAGCAGCTCCTGGAAGAGGTCAGGGCGGCCCCTCTCGACGAGGCGAGCCGGGTCCGGCTCAAGGAGATCCACGCCAGCTCCGTGAAGGAGCTGGAGGACGGTCTCGCACCGGAGCTGGTGGAGGAGCTGGAGCGGCTCTCGCTGCCGTTCACCGAGGAGTCGGTGCCCTCCGAGGCCGAGCTGCGGATCGCGCAGGCCCAGCTGGTGGGCTGGCTGGAGGGCCTCTTCCACGGCATCCAGACGGCGCTGTTCGCCCAGCAGATGGCGGCCCGCGCGCAGCTGGAGCAGATGCGCCGCGCGCTGCCGCCCGGGATGGCCCACGAGGACGAGGAAGGCGGCGGCGGGGACCCGCACGGACCGATCCGTTCGGGCCCGTACCTGTAA
- a CDS encoding ABC transporter ATP-binding protein produces the protein MSLPAATPPPPSSGTPAGDPVLELRALTRTHGSGIAEVHALRGISLSVHPGELVAVMGPSGSGKSTLLTLAGGLDNATSGQVIIEGQDIAALGRKGVAALRRRSVGYVFQDYNLIPALTAAENIALPRELDGVSVRKARKEALAALAEMKLTEIADRFPDEMSGGQQQRVAIARALVGDRRLVLADEPTGALDSETGEAVLALLRTRCDQGAAGVMVTHEPRYAAWADRVVFLRDGSIVDQTLTTGAESLLAAGATGAAGTSGSTEGAK, from the coding sequence ATGTCCCTGCCCGCCGCCACACCTCCGCCGCCGTCCTCCGGGACACCCGCAGGCGACCCCGTACTCGAACTGCGGGCCCTGACCCGTACCCATGGCTCCGGCATCGCCGAGGTGCACGCCCTGCGCGGGATCAGCCTCTCGGTGCACCCGGGTGAGCTGGTCGCCGTCATGGGGCCCTCCGGCTCCGGCAAGTCCACCCTGCTGACCCTGGCCGGGGGCCTCGACAACGCCACCAGCGGCCAGGTGATCATCGAGGGCCAGGACATCGCCGCCCTCGGCCGCAAGGGCGTCGCCGCCCTGCGCCGCCGCAGCGTCGGCTACGTCTTCCAGGACTACAACCTCATCCCCGCCCTGACCGCCGCCGAGAACATCGCGCTGCCCCGCGAACTCGACGGCGTCTCCGTGCGCAAGGCCCGCAAGGAAGCTCTCGCCGCACTGGCCGAGATGAAGCTGACCGAGATAGCCGACCGCTTCCCCGACGAGATGTCCGGCGGCCAGCAGCAGCGCGTCGCCATCGCCCGCGCCCTCGTCGGCGACCGGCGCCTCGTCCTCGCCGACGAACCGACCGGCGCCCTCGACTCCGAGACCGGCGAGGCCGTCCTCGCCCTGCTGCGCACCCGCTGCGACCAGGGCGCGGCCGGGGTGATGGTGACCCATGAGCCCCGGTACGCGGCCTGGGCCGACCGGGTCGTCTTCCTCCGCGACGGTTCGATCGTCGACCAGACGCTGACCACCGGGGCCGAATCGCTGCTCGCGGCGGGAGCCACGGGTGCGGCCGGAACCTCCGGATCGACCGAGGGCGCCAAGTGA
- a CDS encoding NTP transferase domain-containing protein codes for MTAYDVIILAGGAAKRLGGADKPAVRVGGRALLDRVLAACSGAGTTVVVGGRRPTSRPVIWTREVPEGGGPLAALGAGVRLTTAERVLVLSADLPFLGPATVEALLAAAGEDGREGALCTDPDGRDQPLVAVYRGEPLRRELALIATEHGSLAGLPLRLLTGELDLARVDAGPHAAFDCDTWDDIAAARARIREHGSVLDEWITSVKNELGIELDVDTDVLLDLARDAAHGVARPAAPLTTFLVGYAAARASAGAGPEEGAAAVAEFARKAAALALRWEAEAEAAEGAKKETQAEASGEGAGTP; via the coding sequence ATGACCGCCTACGACGTGATCATCCTGGCCGGAGGGGCCGCGAAGCGGCTCGGCGGCGCCGACAAGCCGGCTGTGCGGGTCGGTGGCCGCGCGCTGCTGGACCGGGTGCTGGCGGCCTGCTCCGGTGCGGGCACCACCGTCGTGGTGGGCGGCCGCAGGCCCACCTCCCGGCCGGTCATCTGGACCCGCGAAGTCCCGGAAGGCGGCGGTCCGTTGGCGGCTCTCGGGGCGGGCGTGCGGCTGACGACCGCGGAGCGGGTGCTCGTACTCTCCGCCGACCTCCCGTTCCTCGGCCCCGCCACGGTCGAGGCGCTGCTCGCCGCCGCAGGTGAGGACGGCCGCGAGGGTGCGCTCTGCACCGACCCCGACGGCCGCGACCAGCCGCTCGTCGCCGTCTACCGGGGCGAGCCGCTCCGCCGCGAGCTGGCCCTCATCGCCACCGAGCACGGCTCCCTGGCCGGGCTGCCGCTCCGGCTGCTGACCGGGGAGCTGGACCTCGCCCGGGTCGATGCCGGGCCGCACGCCGCGTTCGACTGCGACACTTGGGACGACATCGCCGCCGCCCGCGCCCGGATCAGGGAGCATGGGTCCGTGCTGGACGAATGGATCACCTCGGTCAAGAACGAACTGGGAATCGAACTCGACGTCGACACCGACGTCCTGCTCGACCTCGCCCGCGACGCCGCGCACGGGGTCGCGCGGCCTGCCGCACCGCTGACGACCTTCCTGGTCGGGTACGCGGCGGCCCGGGCGAGCGCCGGAGCGGGGCCGGAGGAAGGCGCGGCCGCGGTCGCCGAATTCGCCCGCAAGGCTGCCGCGCTCGCCCTGCGCTGGGAGGCGGAGGCCGAGGCGGCGGAGGGGGCGAAGAAGGAGACCCAGGCGGAGGCGAGCGGCGAAGGGGCCGGGACGCCATGA
- a CDS encoding molybdopterin molybdotransferase MoeA, translating to MRGRSGTRGTGSTTGPDSALARAEAEELAVEQALALVGGRNHARNQANDRVRNRGGDQAGDRTRTPADDQANRHARDQADDQANRRPRTPVNDQAGAPADDRPRNQPPSEPTDPHPSPYATSAASTPASPAPDLPWDRARAVAARAGRGGATAVVRLPLERALGHVLAEPLAALTDLPSFDTSAMDGWAVAGPGPWSYEEGTGLRAGGDPTAPLPDGTAVRIATGARVPADTTAVIRSEHAHVDEARGLLSARRPVVTGQDIRPRGQECGSGDQLVPAGTVVTPAVVGLAAAAGYDALPAVPRPRVDVLVLGDELLASGLPHDGLIRDALGPMLGPWLRALGAEVSAPRRLGDDADALREALTSSDADLIVTTGGTASGPVDHVHPVLAALGAELLVDGVAVRPGHPMLLALLAPEGPYLVGLPGNPLAAVSGLLTLAEPLLAGLAGRPAQDAYRALVHAEVPGHPHDTRLVPVVHRAGRAGGRDHVAPLRYNGPAMLRGIAVADGLAVVPAGGVRSGTEVEILDLPWAPATPWTEGCFT from the coding sequence ATGCGCGGCAGGAGCGGTACGCGCGGCACGGGCAGCACGACCGGCCCCGACAGTGCTCTGGCGCGCGCCGAGGCCGAGGAGCTGGCCGTCGAACAGGCCCTGGCACTGGTCGGCGGCCGGAACCATGCGCGCAACCAGGCGAACGACCGGGTGCGTAACCGAGGCGGCGACCAGGCGGGCGACCGGACACGTACCCCGGCGGACGACCAGGCGAACCGCCATGCGCGCGACCAAGCCGACGACCAGGCGAACCGCCGGCCGCGCACCCCTGTGAACGATCAGGCGGGCGCCCCGGCCGACGACCGGCCGCGCAACCAGCCCCCCAGCGAGCCCACCGACCCGCACCCCTCCCCGTACGCAACCTCCGCCGCCTCCACCCCCGCCTCCCCCGCCCCGGACCTCCCCTGGGACCGGGCGCGGGCCGTTGCCGCGCGGGCCGGGCGGGGCGGGGCGACCGCCGTGGTGCGGCTGCCGCTGGAACGGGCGCTGGGCCATGTGCTCGCCGAGCCCCTCGCGGCCCTCACCGACCTGCCGTCCTTCGACACCTCGGCCATGGACGGCTGGGCCGTCGCCGGACCGGGCCCCTGGTCGTACGAGGAGGGCACCGGGCTGCGGGCAGGCGGGGACCCCACCGCGCCCCTCCCCGACGGCACCGCCGTACGCATCGCCACCGGCGCCCGTGTCCCCGCCGACACCACTGCGGTCATCCGCAGCGAGCACGCCCACGTGGACGAGGCCAGGGGGCTGCTCTCCGCCCGGCGGCCCGTCGTCACCGGCCAGGACATCCGCCCCCGGGGCCAGGAGTGCGGCTCGGGCGACCAGTTGGTGCCGGCCGGCACGGTGGTCACCCCGGCGGTGGTCGGGCTCGCCGCGGCCGCCGGGTACGACGCCCTGCCCGCCGTCCCCCGCCCCCGCGTCGACGTCCTCGTACTCGGTGACGAACTCCTCGCCTCGGGCCTCCCGCACGACGGCCTCATCCGCGACGCCCTCGGCCCCATGCTCGGCCCCTGGCTGCGGGCCCTGGGTGCCGAGGTCTCCGCCCCCCGCCGCCTCGGGGACGACGCCGACGCCCTGCGCGAGGCCCTCACCTCCTCCGACGCCGACCTGATCGTCACCACGGGCGGGACCGCCTCGGGCCCGGTCGACCATGTGCACCCGGTCCTGGCGGCTCTCGGCGCCGAACTGCTCGTGGACGGCGTCGCCGTACGCCCCGGCCACCCCATGCTGCTCGCGCTCCTCGCCCCGGAGGGGCCGTACCTGGTCGGGCTGCCCGGCAATCCGCTCGCGGCCGTATCGGGGCTGCTGACCCTCGCCGAACCGCTCCTAGCCGGGCTCGCGGGCCGCCCGGCCCAGGACGCGTACCGGGCGCTCGTCCACGCCGAGGTGCCCGGCCATCCGCACGACACCCGCCTCGTCCCCGTGGTCCACCGCGCGGGCCGGGCGGGCGGCCGGGACCATGTGGCGCCCCTGCGCTACAACGGTCCCGCCATGCTGCGCGGGATCGCGGTGGCGGACGGGTTGGCCGTCGTACCGGCCGGCGGGGTACGGTCCGGCACCGAGGTGGAGATTCTGGATCTCCCATGGGCCCCGGCGACGCCGTGGACGGAAGGGTGTTTCACGTGA
- a CDS encoding FtsX-like permease family protein: protein MSLFSGWRAAFRIARRDAARAKARSALVVAMIALPVLGVTAADLTYRSALPTVAEELTAALGAADALFEDQGMGPVRLEQMPDGIMWQTPEDAPETLPGDERKPVDVPATFPKGSRYLTEQSVPASVTTRHGIADTQITELDVADPLLRGRIELTDGAYPRAGDEIAATDAFLKASGLSVGDRITVRGPQQVYTLTGAVELPADLKDESLFAVPGAVVAPWQKAADGDKKILPPQASDLKWLVQGPPGAGVTWPDVLAANEKGVVVRARQVVLDPPPDSEVPMAANRQDWEVNNAEMTAAALTVAAMAVLEIVLLAGPAFAVGARRSRRQLGLVGSCGGTRSQVRAVVLAGGAVLGGVGAVVGVGAGFGLTALFRPMIEDFTGRRFGELTVRPWEILAIAVLGLVTGVLAALAPAIVAGRQSVLESLTGRRSSRRSSRVLPVVGSVVLVAGIALAVYGGLSGSTKLVAGGSVLAELGLLGCIPVIVGFLGRLGRRLPLTPRMALRDAARNRGRTAPAVAAVMAAVAGSVAIATYTSSSAAEQAYDQRPNLTERTAALLTFDTTEKANLPRARAAVEQNYPVSGGRSDLGRVWAGSDCSVYYEEDGCGTLTLVKPAGKAHSCPLKGKGAKELALRISADEHKRLMNSPACMDEQFTSVSLGTDDNKIVIGDAGLLTSYVKLDDPAAAKALAEGTPVLLNSAYAQDGEVTLKAVHTYNDRDRKNRALHPGKARTTTDRLKVYVAPDRYAATPGIRMILPQRTADGLGLHTEDHGSIYALSREPNDAERQAADAAIEQAGNRSYVMTSDPAQQGDDEAILLILALFAGVVTLGAAAITTGLSKADAEADLTTLSAVGAPPGVRRSLSGFQCLVVALTGVLLGTAAGIVPAVALRLTDLRAALAEMRADPMESAYTPIVLPWPTIALLALVVPVLAGLLAAGLTSSRLKLARRAG, encoded by the coding sequence GTGAGCCTCTTCTCCGGATGGCGCGCCGCCTTCCGCATAGCCAGACGTGACGCGGCGCGGGCCAAGGCCCGCAGCGCCCTCGTCGTCGCGATGATCGCTCTGCCGGTCCTCGGTGTGACCGCCGCCGACCTGACGTACCGCAGCGCCCTGCCCACCGTGGCGGAGGAGCTGACGGCGGCTCTGGGAGCGGCCGACGCCCTCTTCGAGGACCAGGGGATGGGCCCGGTCCGGCTGGAGCAGATGCCCGACGGCATCATGTGGCAGACGCCGGAGGACGCCCCGGAGACGCTTCCCGGGGACGAGCGGAAGCCCGTCGACGTACCGGCGACCTTCCCGAAGGGCTCGCGGTACCTCACCGAGCAGTCCGTGCCCGCTTCCGTGACGACCCGCCACGGCATCGCCGACACCCAGATCACCGAACTGGACGTCGCGGACCCGCTGCTGCGCGGCCGCATCGAACTGACCGACGGCGCCTACCCGCGGGCCGGGGACGAGATCGCGGCGACCGATGCCTTCCTCAAGGCGTCCGGGCTCTCCGTGGGCGACCGCATCACCGTGCGCGGCCCCCAGCAGGTCTACACCCTCACCGGCGCGGTGGAACTCCCCGCCGACCTGAAGGACGAGTCGCTGTTCGCCGTCCCCGGCGCGGTCGTCGCCCCGTGGCAGAAGGCCGCCGACGGCGACAAGAAGATCCTGCCGCCCCAGGCGAGCGACCTGAAGTGGCTGGTCCAGGGCCCGCCCGGGGCGGGTGTGACCTGGCCGGACGTGCTCGCCGCCAATGAGAAGGGCGTAGTGGTACGGGCCCGGCAGGTCGTCCTGGACCCGCCGCCGGACTCCGAGGTCCCCATGGCCGCCAACCGGCAGGACTGGGAGGTGAACAACGCGGAGATGACCGCCGCCGCCCTCACCGTGGCCGCCATGGCGGTCCTGGAGATCGTGCTGCTGGCCGGTCCGGCGTTCGCCGTGGGCGCCCGCCGTTCGCGCCGCCAGCTGGGCCTGGTCGGCTCGTGCGGCGGCACCCGCAGCCAGGTCAGGGCCGTGGTGCTCGCGGGCGGTGCGGTGCTCGGCGGGGTCGGCGCGGTCGTCGGCGTCGGGGCCGGGTTCGGTCTCACCGCCCTGTTCCGCCCGATGATCGAGGACTTCACCGGCCGCCGCTTCGGCGAACTGACCGTCCGGCCCTGGGAGATCCTCGCCATCGCCGTGCTCGGCCTGGTCACCGGTGTCCTCGCCGCACTCGCCCCGGCGATCGTGGCGGGCCGCCAGTCCGTCCTGGAGTCGCTCACCGGCCGGCGCAGCTCCCGCCGCAGCTCCCGCGTCCTGCCGGTCGTCGGCTCCGTCGTGCTCGTGGCCGGGATCGCCCTCGCGGTGTACGGAGGCCTCAGCGGCAGCACCAAGCTGGTCGCGGGCGGTTCCGTCCTCGCCGAACTGGGCCTCCTCGGCTGCATCCCGGTCATCGTCGGCTTCCTCGGCCGGCTCGGCCGCCGGCTGCCGCTGACGCCCCGGATGGCCCTGCGCGACGCGGCCCGCAACCGGGGCCGTACCGCCCCGGCCGTCGCCGCCGTCATGGCCGCCGTCGCGGGCAGCGTCGCCATCGCCACGTACACCAGCAGCAGCGCCGCCGAGCAGGCGTACGACCAGCGGCCCAACCTGACCGAGCGCACGGCGGCGCTGCTGACCTTCGACACCACCGAGAAGGCCAACCTGCCCCGTGCCCGGGCCGCCGTGGAGCAGAACTACCCGGTCAGCGGCGGCCGTTCCGACCTCGGCAGGGTCTGGGCGGGCAGCGACTGCTCGGTCTACTACGAGGAGGACGGCTGCGGGACCCTGACGCTCGTCAAGCCCGCCGGAAAGGCCCACTCCTGCCCCCTGAAGGGCAAGGGCGCCAAGGAGCTGGCGCTGCGGATCTCCGCCGACGAGCACAAGCGGCTGATGAACTCCCCCGCCTGCATGGACGAGCAGTTCACCTCGGTCTCCCTCGGCACCGACGACAACAAGATCGTCATCGGTGACGCCGGGCTGCTCACGTCGTACGTGAAACTCGACGACCCGGCGGCGGCGAAGGCCCTCGCCGAGGGCACGCCCGTCCTGCTCAACTCGGCGTACGCGCAGGACGGCGAGGTCACCCTCAAGGCCGTCCACACCTACAACGACCGGGACAGGAAGAACCGGGCCCTGCACCCCGGCAAGGCCCGCACCACCACGGACCGGCTGAAGGTGTACGTCGCCCCGGACCGGTACGCGGCGACCCCGGGCATCCGGATGATCCTGCCGCAGCGCACCGCCGACGGGCTCGGCCTGCACACCGAGGACCACGGCAGCATCTACGCGCTGAGCCGCGAGCCGAACGACGCCGAGCGGCAGGCGGCCGACGCGGCGATCGAACAGGCCGGGAACCGGTCGTACGTGATGACCTCGGACCCCGCCCAGCAGGGTGACGACGAGGCGATCCTGCTGATCCTCGCCCTCTTCGCCGGGGTCGTGACCCTGGGCGCCGCCGCCATCACGACGGGGCTCTCCAAGGCCGACGCGGAGGCCGACCTCACCACCCTCAGCGCGGTGGGCGCGCCCCCGGGCGTACGGCGTTCGCTCTCCGGCTTCCAGTGCCTGGTGGTCGCCCTGACCGGGGTGCTGCTGGGGACGGCGGCGGGGATCGTCCCGGCGGTCGCGCTGCGCCTGACCGACCTGCGGGCGGCCCTGGCGGAGATGCGGGCGGATCCGATGGAGTCGGCGTACACTCCGATCGTGCTGCCGTGGCCGACCATCGCGCTGCTGGCCCTGGTGGTCCCGGTGCTGGCCGGGCTGCTGGCCGCCGGGCTCACCAGCTCCCGGCTGAAGCTGGCCCGCCGGGCGGGGTAG